A single window of Candidatus Binatia bacterium DNA harbors:
- a CDS encoding alpha-E domain-containing protein, with protein sequence MLRRIADSLFWAARYIERAEWRARLVNVNHHLLIEGPAPASNAWSSLLAITGDQELFAQHYAAPDESSVLRFFVLDEHNPSSIRSCINAARANARTLRHRISSELWLELNTLYLDARSWTPDRIVTSDVFEFFSSLQERFYRIAGVINGTLPRGIGFDFIVLGQMLERAENVTRLLDIKYHYLLPRVEDVGGPVDLLQWAAVLRSASALEAYRLAYGNMIRTDHVVELLLFDGTFPRSARFCVDRLETALRRIAQSAPEPSPTPMPLASDALAGLLASRSAGEVIASGLHDFLLGVQDECQRISSAVFDTYLRYE encoded by the coding sequence GCGCGCCTGGTCAACGTCAATCACCATCTGCTGATCGAGGGTCCGGCGCCGGCGAGTAACGCGTGGTCGTCGCTGCTCGCGATCACGGGCGACCAGGAGCTCTTCGCGCAGCACTACGCCGCGCCCGACGAGTCGTCGGTGCTACGCTTCTTCGTGCTCGACGAGCACAATCCCAGCTCGATCCGGAGCTGCATCAACGCGGCCCGCGCCAACGCGCGCACCTTGCGTCACCGGATCTCGTCGGAGCTCTGGCTCGAGCTCAACACGCTCTACCTCGACGCCCGGTCGTGGACGCCCGACCGCATCGTGACCAGCGACGTGTTCGAGTTCTTCTCGTCGCTGCAGGAGCGCTTCTACCGCATCGCGGGCGTGATCAACGGCACGCTGCCGCGCGGCATCGGCTTCGATTTCATCGTTCTCGGACAGATGCTCGAGCGCGCGGAGAACGTCACGCGCCTGCTCGACATCAAGTACCACTACCTGTTGCCGCGCGTGGAGGACGTCGGCGGGCCGGTCGACCTGCTGCAGTGGGCCGCGGTGCTGCGCAGCGCTTCCGCGCTCGAGGCCTACCGGCTCGCCTACGGCAACATGATCCGCACCGACCACGTCGTCGAGCTGCTGCTCTTCGACGGAACGTTTCCGCGCTCGGCGCGCTTCTGCGTCGACCGGCTCGAGACCGCGCTGCGCCGCATCGCGCAGTCGGCGCCCGAGCCGTCGCCGACGCCCATGCCGCTCGCGTCGGACGCGCTCGCGGGGCTGCTCGCGTCGCGCTCCGCCGGCGAGGTCATCGCGAGCGGCCTGCATGACTTCTTGCTCGGGGTGCAGGACGAGTGTCAGCGCATCAGCAGCGCCGTGTTCGATACCTACCTGCGCTACGAGTGA
- a CDS encoding transglutaminase family protein: MIFRIRHATHFRYDKPAYESHNEVRVVPRDSAGQRCLSFELEVTPKAAVLAYEDSFKNKVHAISVHPPHDELSIVAVSVVERLAPRVPSPLRVPFSEFLAEDAARMAQHYEFLTPSRYVPFSDRLRKFFWSARPAPTETVLEYTLRVVRYVRDQFEYEKNKTHVHSSVDDILTAGGGVCQDFAHLTIGLLRLAGVPARYVSGYLAPYEAGGSNVGEQASHAWVEALLPGAGWTGFDPTLRCRTGDHHVRVAIGRDYADVTPLRGVYRSAGSKGEMRVELSIERDDGASVLLATEEGHTQSQSQAQQ; this comes from the coding sequence ATGATCTTCCGCATTCGCCACGCGACCCACTTCCGCTACGACAAGCCGGCCTACGAGTCGCACAACGAGGTGCGCGTCGTGCCGCGCGACAGCGCGGGCCAGCGCTGCCTGTCCTTCGAGCTGGAGGTGACGCCGAAGGCGGCCGTCCTCGCCTACGAGGACTCCTTCAAGAACAAGGTTCACGCGATCTCGGTGCACCCGCCGCACGACGAGCTGAGCATCGTCGCGGTGTCGGTGGTCGAGCGTCTCGCGCCGCGCGTGCCGTCACCGCTGCGCGTTCCGTTCTCCGAGTTTCTCGCCGAGGACGCGGCGCGGATGGCGCAGCACTACGAGTTCTTGACGCCGAGTCGCTACGTGCCGTTCAGCGACCGGCTGCGGAAGTTCTTCTGGTCCGCGCGTCCGGCGCCGACCGAGACCGTGCTCGAGTACACGCTGCGCGTCGTGCGCTACGTCCGCGACCAGTTCGAGTACGAGAAGAACAAGACGCACGTGCACTCGAGCGTCGACGACATCCTGACCGCGGGCGGCGGCGTCTGCCAGGACTTCGCCCACCTGACGATCGGGCTGCTGCGCCTCGCCGGCGTCCCGGCGCGCTACGTCTCGGGCTACCTCGCGCCGTACGAGGCCGGCGGATCGAACGTGGGCGAGCAGGCGAGCCACGCCTGGGTCGAGGCGCTGCTGCCCGGCGCAGGCTGGACGGGCTTCGACCCGACGCTGCGCTGTCGCACCGGCGACCACCACGTCCGCGTGGCTATCGGCCGCGACTACGCCGACGTGACGCCGCTGCGCGGCGTGTACCGCAGCGCCGGCAGCAAGGGCGAGATGCGCGTCGAGCTCAGCATCGAGCGCGACGACGGTGCGAGCGTGCTGCTCGCGACGGAGGAGGGGCACACGCAGAGCCAGTCGCAGGCGCAGCAGTAG
- a CDS encoding ABC transporter permease/substrate-binding protein encodes MSEQLALLPSYLTSHLQLTLAALALAIAASLPLGVLATRVPRLEKPLLGMAAVVQTIPALALLAVMVPLLAALNLRSIGFLPALIGLTLYGVLPILRNTVTGILGVDPALKEAARGVGMTAMQQLRLVELPLALPVIVAGVRTATVWTVGMATLSTPVGAPSLGNYIFGGLQTRNFAAVLVGSVAAAALALVLDALVYGVELGIRRRRRALVAGCAGVLALLAAWATAPLVSQAARPARPIVIGAKTFTEQYVLAELLAEWIRRETGRDVVIRASLGSTVAYDALASDDVDLYVDYSGTLWATILRREGVPESREAAIREIARFLRERDGVELVCELGFENAYALAVREADGERLGIRTIGDLARHAPEMTIGSDYEFFSRPEWRALQETYGLRFAERRSMDPSLMYQAAAVGEVDVISAFSTDGRIAALDLRVLVDDRGAIPPYDAVVLASARLAREHPEVIAALRALAGTIDAARMRRANLEVDERGRGPREVGRELAAALRDG; translated from the coding sequence GTGAGCGAGCAGCTCGCGCTGCTGCCGAGCTACTTGACGAGCCACCTCCAGCTCACGCTGGCGGCGCTCGCCCTCGCGATCGCGGCGAGCTTGCCGCTCGGCGTGCTCGCGACGCGCGTGCCGCGACTCGAGAAGCCGTTGCTCGGCATGGCCGCCGTCGTGCAGACGATCCCGGCGCTCGCGCTGCTCGCGGTCATGGTGCCGCTGCTCGCCGCGCTGAACCTGCGCAGCATCGGCTTCCTGCCGGCGCTGATCGGGCTGACCCTCTACGGCGTGCTGCCGATCCTGCGCAACACGGTGACCGGCATCCTCGGCGTCGATCCCGCGCTCAAGGAAGCGGCGCGCGGCGTCGGGATGACCGCGATGCAGCAGCTGCGGCTCGTCGAGCTGCCGCTCGCGCTGCCCGTGATCGTCGCCGGCGTGCGCACCGCGACCGTGTGGACGGTCGGCATGGCGACGCTCTCGACCCCGGTCGGCGCGCCGAGCCTCGGCAACTACATCTTCGGCGGCTTGCAGACGCGCAACTTCGCCGCGGTGCTGGTCGGCTCGGTCGCGGCGGCGGCGCTGGCGCTTGTGCTTGACGCGCTGGTGTACGGCGTCGAGCTCGGCATCCGACGCCGGCGGCGCGCGCTGGTCGCGGGCTGCGCGGGCGTGCTCGCGCTGCTCGCCGCCTGGGCGACGGCACCGCTCGTGAGCCAGGCGGCGCGTCCCGCGCGGCCGATCGTGATCGGCGCCAAGACCTTCACCGAGCAGTACGTGCTCGCGGAGCTCCTCGCCGAGTGGATCCGGCGCGAGACCGGGCGCGACGTCGTGATCCGCGCCTCGCTCGGCTCGACCGTCGCCTACGACGCGCTCGCGAGCGACGACGTCGACCTCTACGTCGACTACTCCGGCACGCTGTGGGCGACGATCCTGCGGCGCGAGGGCGTGCCGGAGAGCCGCGAGGCGGCGATCCGTGAGATCGCCCGCTTCCTGCGCGAGCGCGACGGCGTCGAGCTGGTCTGCGAGCTCGGCTTCGAGAACGCCTACGCGCTCGCGGTGCGCGAGGCCGACGGCGAGCGGCTCGGCATTCGCACGATCGGCGACCTCGCCCGCCACGCGCCGGAGATGACGATCGGCAGCGACTACGAGTTCTTCTCGCGCCCCGAGTGGCGCGCGCTGCAGGAGACCTACGGGTTGCGCTTCGCCGAGCGACGCAGCATGGACCCGTCGCTGATGTACCAGGCAGCGGCGGTCGGCGAGGTCGACGTGATCAGCGCGTTCTCGACCGACGGCCGCATCGCGGCGCTCGACCTGCGCGTGCTGGTCGACGACCGCGGCGCGATCCCGCCGTACGACGCCGTGGTGCTGGCGAGCGCGCGGCTCGCGCGCGAGCACCCCGAGGTGATCGCCGCGCTGCGCGCGCTCGCCGGCACGATCGACGCGGCGCGGATGCGGCGGGCGAACCTCGAGGTCGACGAGCGCGGCCGCGGTCCGCGCGAGGTCGGGCGCGAGCTCGCGGCGGCGCTGCGCGACGGCTGA
- a CDS encoding ABC transporter ATP-binding protein — translation MIELERLTKRWGDTVAVDELSLTVADGELLVLLGASGSGKTTTLKMVNRLIEPTSGRVLLDGEDLARLRGPELRRRIGYAFQQVGLFPHMTVAENVAVTPRLLGWPAERIEKRVDELLELVELDVGLRDRMPDELSGGQQQRVGVARALAAEPRLMLLDEPFGALDPLTRDRVQESFQRIRRRLGLTAIFVTHDMSEALLLADRIAVMDAGRLVQIGTPRELLQNPATEHVRQMMETPRRQAAAVDALLDEGRPG, via the coding sequence ATGATCGAGCTCGAGCGGCTGACCAAGCGCTGGGGCGACACGGTCGCCGTCGACGAGCTGAGCCTCACGGTCGCCGACGGCGAGCTGCTGGTGCTGCTCGGCGCTTCGGGCAGCGGCAAGACGACGACGCTCAAGATGGTCAACCGGCTCATCGAGCCGACCTCGGGACGCGTGCTGCTCGACGGCGAGGATCTCGCGCGGCTCCGCGGACCCGAGCTGCGCCGCCGCATCGGCTACGCCTTCCAGCAGGTCGGGCTGTTTCCGCACATGACGGTCGCGGAGAACGTCGCGGTGACGCCGCGTCTGCTCGGCTGGCCCGCCGAGCGGATCGAGAAGCGCGTCGACGAGCTGCTCGAGCTCGTCGAGCTCGACGTCGGTCTGCGCGACCGCATGCCGGACGAGCTCTCGGGCGGCCAGCAGCAGCGCGTCGGCGTCGCGCGCGCGCTCGCCGCCGAGCCGCGGCTCATGCTGCTCGACGAGCCGTTCGGCGCGCTCGACCCGCTGACCCGCGACCGCGTGCAGGAGTCCTTCCAGCGCATCCGCCGACGTCTTGGCTTGACGGCGATCTTCGTGACCCACGACATGTCCGAGGCGCTGCTGCTCGCCGACCGCATCGCGGTGATGGACGCGGGCCGTCTCGTGCAGATCGGCACGCCGCGCGAGCTGCTGCAGAACCCCGCGACCGAGCACGTCCGTCAGATGATGGAGACGCCGCGGCGCCAGGCGGCGGCGGTCGACGCGCTGCTCGACGAGGGCCGACCCGGGTGA
- a CDS encoding HAD family phosphatase: MTRAVIFDVDGVLVDSYAAHFASWRGALRERGLDLSEDDFARTFGRTSREVIRELFGERVDDAQVREIDLRKEELYREIIGREFPTMDGATELIDALHAAGFRLALGSSAPPPNVELTLDRLGRRDAFAAVVTGRDVRRGKPDPQVFQIAAERLGIAPQRCAVIEDAVLGVEAARAAGMTAIALAGTASEERLRAAGAQIVVRSLRELSPEAIARAIDARSATGTASGDAPGDASGGRGAQRGGSS, from the coding sequence ATGACGCGAGCCGTGATCTTCGACGTCGACGGCGTGCTGGTCGACTCGTACGCCGCGCACTTCGCGAGCTGGCGCGGCGCGCTGCGCGAGCGCGGCCTCGACCTCTCGGAGGACGACTTCGCGCGTACCTTCGGCCGCACGAGCCGCGAGGTGATCCGCGAGCTGTTCGGTGAGCGCGTCGACGACGCGCAGGTCCGCGAGATCGACCTGCGCAAGGAGGAGCTCTACCGCGAGATCATCGGGCGCGAGTTTCCGACGATGGACGGCGCGACCGAGCTGATCGACGCGCTGCACGCGGCGGGCTTTCGTCTCGCGCTCGGCTCGTCGGCGCCGCCGCCGAACGTCGAGCTGACGCTCGACCGGCTCGGGCGCCGCGATGCGTTCGCCGCGGTCGTGACCGGTCGCGACGTGCGCCGCGGCAAGCCCGATCCGCAGGTCTTCCAGATCGCGGCCGAGCGTCTCGGGATCGCGCCGCAGCGCTGCGCGGTGATCGAGGACGCGGTGCTCGGCGTCGAGGCGGCGCGCGCGGCGGGCATGACGGCGATCGCGCTGGCCGGCACGGCGAGCGAGGAGCGGCTGCGCGCGGCCGGCGCGCAGATCGTCGTGCGCTCCCTGCGCGAGCTCTCGCCCGAGGCGATCGCGCGCGCGATCGATGCGCGCTCGGCAACGGGCACCGCGAGCGGCGACGCACCCGGCGACGCGTCCGGAGGCCGCGGCGCTCAGCGTGGCGGCTCCTCGTAG
- a CDS encoding lipase maturation factor family protein yields the protein MSALLTRRLFLRLLGVVYLSAFASLEWQVEGLLGPDGILPASAYLTRAVEVFGDDAKMRIPTLFWLDPSAEMLRLVCRAGIVLSLLLIAGIWPVVVLPALWWLYLSLVSVGQIFLAYQWDALLLETGFLAIFWAPSAWRLDAPSVREPSPIVLWLLRWLVFRLMFFSGWVKLASGDPTWWSLDALKFHYETQPLPAWTSWYAHQLPAWIQQASCAVMFVIELALPWLIFLGRVPRLVAFVGFVLLQLLIAATGNYGFFNLLSAVLCVPLLDDGWLERVWPRRLGSRGPRPAERGVKRALDVAVAALVLALSVPLSLGQAFGIRATSLPGVERLFHALAPWHLVSGYGLFAVMTTNRPEVVLEGTVDGVEWRPYVFRWKPGPLDRAPTFTAPNMPRLDWQLWFDALYLERMLATGMRSGRVVTPALLAKLREGSPAVLALLADDPFDGEKPRAVRWRLWDYEFTDAAERQASGDWWRRSLLYEEPPR from the coding sequence TTGAGCGCCCTTCTCACGCGTCGCCTCTTCCTGCGGCTGCTCGGCGTCGTCTACCTCTCGGCGTTCGCCTCGCTCGAGTGGCAGGTCGAAGGTCTGCTCGGTCCGGACGGGATCCTGCCGGCGAGCGCGTACCTGACGCGCGCCGTCGAGGTGTTCGGCGACGACGCCAAGATGCGCATCCCGACGCTCTTCTGGCTCGACCCGAGCGCGGAGATGCTGCGTCTCGTCTGCCGCGCGGGCATCGTGCTGTCGCTGCTGCTGATCGCCGGGATCTGGCCGGTCGTCGTCCTGCCCGCGCTGTGGTGGCTCTACCTGTCGCTGGTCTCGGTCGGGCAGATCTTCCTCGCCTACCAGTGGGACGCCCTGCTCCTCGAGACCGGCTTCCTCGCGATCTTCTGGGCGCCGTCCGCCTGGCGGCTCGACGCGCCGTCCGTGCGCGAGCCCTCGCCGATCGTGCTCTGGCTGCTGCGCTGGCTCGTCTTCCGGCTGATGTTCTTCTCGGGCTGGGTGAAGCTCGCGAGCGGCGACCCGACGTGGTGGAGCCTCGACGCGCTCAAGTTCCACTACGAGACGCAGCCGCTGCCGGCGTGGACGAGCTGGTACGCGCACCAGCTCCCCGCGTGGATCCAGCAGGCGTCGTGCGCGGTGATGTTCGTGATCGAGCTCGCCCTGCCCTGGCTGATCTTCCTGGGCCGCGTGCCGCGGCTCGTCGCGTTCGTCGGCTTCGTCCTCCTGCAGCTCCTGATCGCCGCGACCGGCAACTACGGCTTCTTCAACCTGCTGTCGGCCGTGCTGTGCGTGCCGCTGCTCGACGACGGCTGGCTCGAGCGCGTGTGGCCGCGTCGGCTCGGCTCGCGCGGTCCGCGTCCCGCGGAGCGCGGCGTGAAGCGCGCGCTCGACGTCGCGGTCGCGGCGCTGGTGCTCGCGCTCAGCGTGCCGCTCTCGCTCGGGCAGGCGTTCGGCATCCGCGCGACGTCGCTGCCCGGCGTCGAGCGGCTGTTCCACGCGCTCGCGCCGTGGCACCTGGTCAGCGGCTACGGGCTCTTCGCGGTGATGACCACCAACCGACCGGAGGTCGTGCTCGAGGGCACGGTCGACGGCGTCGAGTGGCGGCCGTACGTCTTCCGCTGGAAGCCGGGCCCCCTCGACCGCGCGCCGACGTTCACCGCCCCCAACATGCCGCGCCTCGACTGGCAGCTCTGGTTCGACGCGCTCTACCTCGAGCGCATGCTCGCGACCGGGATGCGCAGCGGACGCGTCGTCACGCCGGCGCTGCTCGCGAAGCTGCGCGAGGGCTCGCCCGCGGTGCTCGCTCTGCTCGCCGACGACCCGTTCGACGGCGAGAAGCCGCGCGCCGTGCGCTGGCGGCTCTGGGACTACGAGTTCACCGACGCCGCCGAGCGGCAGGCGAGCGGCGACTGGTGGCGGCGCTCGCTGCTCTACGAGGAGCCGCCACGCTGA